The following coding sequences lie in one Haladaptatus sp. DJG-WS-42 genomic window:
- a CDS encoding Mut7-C RNAse domain-containing protein has product MVGRRRARLPRLMAHRLLLDVMLGRLAGYLRMCGYDTVYALDRGVEADDTLRTIAEQEERTLVTRDVSLSQQTAKSILLREREVKDQLRELRTAGLTLELTEPTFCGRCNGSLEPRPLDNPPEYVPDEVAALWQCEECGQCFWKGSHWQRVKQTLQSL; this is encoded by the coding sequence ATGGTCGGCCGACGACGTGCGCGACTTCCTCGGCTGATGGCCCACCGTCTCTTGCTCGACGTGATGCTCGGTCGGCTCGCGGGCTACCTGCGGATGTGCGGCTACGACACCGTCTACGCGCTCGACCGGGGCGTCGAAGCAGACGACACGCTTCGTACGATTGCCGAGCAAGAGGAACGAACACTCGTTACGCGAGACGTGTCACTCTCTCAGCAAACAGCGAAAAGCATTCTCCTGCGCGAGCGTGAGGTGAAAGACCAACTCCGCGAACTCCGAACTGCGGGCCTCACCCTCGAACTCACAGAACCCACATTTTGTGGGCGGTGTAACGGCTCCCTCGAACCGCGCCCGCTCGACAATCCACCCGAGTACGTCCCCGACGAAGTGGCTGCACTCTGGCAGTGTGAAGAGTGTGGACAGTGCTTCTGGAAAGGAAGCCACTGGCAACGGGTAAAACAGACACTTCAGTCGCTTTAG